The following proteins are co-located in the Streptomyces sp. NBC_01198 genome:
- a CDS encoding ubiquitin-like protein Pup, which produces MATKDTDGGQQKATRSTDEAEEVQQDAQAADDLKERHEKLSDDVDSVLDEIDDVLEENAEDFVRSFVQKGGQ; this is translated from the coding sequence ATGGCAACCAAGGACACCGACGGCGGACAGCAGAAGGCAACGCGTTCCACGGACGAGGCCGAGGAGGTCCAGCAGGACGCCCAGGCCGCCGACGACCTCAAGGAACGCCACGAGAAGCTCTCGGACGACGTGGACTCCGTCCTCGACGAGATCGACGACGTCCTGGAGGAGAACGCCGAGGACTTCGTCAGGTCCTTCGTCCAAAAGGGCGGGCAGTAG